In Chaetodon trifascialis isolate fChaTrf1 chromosome 6, fChaTrf1.hap1, whole genome shotgun sequence, one DNA window encodes the following:
- the lrrc8ab gene encoding volume-regulated anion channel subunit LRRC8A encodes MIPITELRYFVDTQPAYRILKPWWDVFTDYISIVMLMISVFGGTLQVTQDKMICLPCKWVVNQTCKKNFNSTLSASLFLEPKGIQYDLDRHQYNYVDAVCYENRLHWFAKYFPYLVLLHTLIFLACSNFWFKFPRTSSKLEHFVSILLKCFDSPWTTRALSETVVEESDPKPMKMNGSMDHKESVISEDVEASVPMLQRTKTRFEQGIVDRTETGVLDKKEGEQAKALFEKVKKFRIHVEEGDIVYRLYIRQTIIKVIKFILIICYTGYYVHDIKFSVDCSVNIESLTGYSVYRCAHPLATLFKILACFYISLVVVYGLICMYTLCWMLRRSLKKYSFESIREESSYSDIPDVKNDFAFMMHMIDQYDPLYSKRFAVFLSEVSENKLRQLNLNNEWTLDKLRQRITKNSQEKLELHLFMLSGIPDTVFDLMELEVLKLELIPDVTIPPIIAQLVNMREMWLYHTPAKIEAPALAFLRENLKSLHIKFTDIKEIPLWIYSLKNLSELHLTGNLSAENNRYIVIDGLRELKRLKVLRLKSNLTKLPQVVTDVGMHLQKLSINNEGTKLMVLNSLKKMVNLTELELIRCDLERIPHSIFSLHNLQEIDLKDNNLKTIEEIISFQHLHRLVCLKLWYNQIAYIPIQIGTLTNLEKLYLNRNKIEKIPSQLFYCRKLRFLDLSHNNLTYIPTDIGFLQNLQYLAVTANRIESLPNELFQCKKLRTLNLGNNCLQSLPSRFGELTGLTQLELRGNRLECLPVELGECRQLKRTGLVVEEDLFNTLPTEVKEQLWKVDKEQA; translated from the exons ATGATCCCCATCACTGAGCTGCGGTACTTTGTGGACACACAGCCAGCATACCGCATCCTGAAACCATGGTGGGATGTCTTCACAGACTACATCTCCATTGTTATGCTTATGATTTCTGTGTTCGGGGGGACACTGCAGGTCACCCAGGACAAGATGATCTGCCTGCCCTGCAAATGGGTGGTCAATCAGACCTGCAAGAAGAACTTCAACTCTACACTCTCTGCATCATTGTTCTTGGAGCCCAAAGGGATCCAGTATGATCTGGACCGCCACCAGTACAACTATGTGGATGCTGTGTGCTATGAGAACAGATTGCACTGGTTTGCAAAGTATTTTCCTTACCTAGTGTTACTTCACACCCTTATTTTTTTAGCTTGCAGCAACTTTTGGTTTAAGTTCCCACGGACTAGTTCCAAACTAGAGCACTTTGTTTCCAtcttgttgaaatgttttgactCCCCATGGACAACTAGGGCACTGTCAGAAACGGTGGTTGAAGAGAGTGACCCAAAGCCGATGAAAATGAATGGCTCAATGGACCACAAGGAGTCTGTTATCAGTGAGGATGTTGAAGCAAGCGTTCCTATGCTCCAAAGAACAAAGACACGCTTTGAGCAGGGCATAGTAGATAGAACAGAAACAGGGGTTTTGGACAAGAAAGAGGGCGAACAGGCTAAAGCCCTGTTTGAAAAAGTGAAGAAGTTCCGTATACATGTTGAAGAAGGAGACATTGTGTACAGACTGTACATCCGTCAGAccatcatcaaagtcattaagTTTATTTTGATAATCTGCTACACAGGGTATTACGTGCACGATATTAAATTCAGCGTTGACTGTTCGGTAAATATAGAGAGTCTGACGGGATACAGTGTGTACCGCTGTGCTCACCCGCTGGCtacactttttaaaatcttAGCCTGTTTCTACATTAGCTTAGTGGTGGTGTATGGTTTGATCTGCATGTACACACTGTGCTGGATGCTTCGGCGCTCTCTAAAGAAGTACTCTTTTGAGTCCATACGGGAAGAGAGCAGCTACAGTGACATACCCGATGTGAAGAATGACTTTGCTTTCATGATGCACATGATAGATCAGTATGACCCTCTGTACTCTAAACGTTTTGCTGTGTTCCTGTCGGAAGTGAGCGAAAATAAGCTGAGGCAGCTCAACCTCAACAATGAGTGGACACTGGACAAGCTCAGGCAAAGGATTACCAAGAACTCTCAGGAGAAGTTGGAGTTGCACCTTTTCATGCTGAGCGGCATTCCAGACACAGTATTTGACCTGATGGAGCTGGAGGTTCTTAAACTGGAGCTTATCCCCGATGTCACCATCCCCCCAATCATCGCCCAGCTGGTCAACATGCGAGAGATGTGGCTCTACCATACACCAGCCAAAATCGAAGCTCCCGCACTAGCTTTTTTGCGTGAGAACTTGAAGTCTTTACACATTAAGTTCACTGACATTAAAGAGATTCCCTTATGGATATACAGTTTGAAGAATCTTAGTGAACTTCATCTAACAGGGAATCTCAGTGCGGAGAACAACCGTTACATTGTCATTGATGGGCTCCGGGAGCTCAAGAGGCTCAAAGTTCTTCGTCTGAAGAGCAATCTCACCAAGCTACCTCAGGTGGTGACTGATGTGGGCATGCACCTCCAGAAGCTTTCCATCAATAATGAAGGCACCAAGCTGATGGTGCTCAACAGCCTGAAGAAGATGGTGAACCTGACGGAACTAGAGCTCATTCGCTGTGATCTCGAGCGCATACCGCACTCAATCTTCAGCTTGCATAACTTGCAAGAGATTGATCTGAAGGACAACAACCTGAAGACCATCGAGGAGATCATTAGCTTCCAGCACCTTCATCGGCTGGTCTGCCTTAAGCTCTGGTACAACCAGATCGCCTATATTCCCATCCAGATTGGCACGCTGACCAACCTGGAGAAACTATACCTGAACAGAAACAAGATTGAGAAGATCCCCAGCCAGTTGTTTTATTGCCGCAAGCTGCGTTTCCTGGACTTGAGCCATAACAACTTAACATATATCCCTACAGATATTGGCTTCCTCCAGAATCTTCAGTACCTGGCAGTGACTGCCAACAGG ATTGAGAGCCTGCCCAATGAGCTGTTCCAGTGCAAGAAGCTTCGCACTTTGAACTTGGGGAACAATTGCCTGCAGTCCCTGCCGTCACGGTTTGGAGAGCTGACTGGGCTGACACAGctagagctgagaggaaaccGTCTGGAGTGTCTGCCCGTGGAGCTGGGCGAGTGCCGACAGCTGAAGAGAACTGGTCTTGTGGTAGAGGAGGACCTTTTCAACACCCTGCCCACAGAGGTCAAGGAACAGTTATGGAAAGTCGACAAAGAACAGGCTTGA
- the hscb gene encoding iron-sulfur cluster co-chaperone protein HscB isoform X2, with protein sequence MLPLNSWRMLSESRALLHPNRLMTNRQCVYKAVTCSAQCMSTSVPKKDTWQSHANFKALRKERTLVYYNNPVSSSRNYCAGQSKLSCWNCNQPLHTTPVFFCMLCKALQPPEEGTSFFKILDCDYTFTLDTQKLQKSYLRLQRSLHPDNFSQKSVKEQKYSEIQSALVNKAYKTLLKPLSRGLYMLELEGMRIEEGTDSAADSEFLMELMEINEALDEAQTPEAANKIGQDTKGKLADLTKAIDAALLKGELQAAKVLLAQMKYYANIEEKVKEKLSEFM encoded by the exons ATGTTGCCATTGAACTCCTGGCGGATGTTGTCCGAATCCCGGGCTTTACTGCACCCAAACCGGCTGATGACGAACCGACAGTGTGTTTATAAAGCTGTTACATGTTCAGCACAGTGTATGTCCACCAGCGTCCCAAAGAAAGACACATGGCAGAGCCACGCGAACTTCAAAGCCCTGAGAAAGGAAAGAACGCTTGTTTACTACAATAATCCAGTCAGTTCATCCAGGAATTACTGTGCTGGTCAGAGTAAACTGAGCTGCTGGAACTGCAATCAGCCTCTTCATACAACACCTGTATTCTTCTGCATGTTATGCAAGGCACTCCAGCCCCCTGAAGAAGGGACATCCTTCTTTAAGATTCTGGATTG TGactacacattcacactggacacacaaaagctgcagaaaagctACTTGCGGCTCCAGCGGTCTCTACATCCAGACAACTTCAGCCAGAAATCTGTG AAAGAACAGAAGTATTCAGAAATCCAGTCGGCTCTGGTGAACAAAGCATACAAGACTCTGCTTAAGCCTTTGAGTCGTGGTCTTTATATG ctggagctggaggggaTGCGGATAGAAGAGGGCACGGACTCCGCGGCTGATTCCGAGTTTCTAATGGAGCTGATGGAGATCAATGAAGCCCTTGATGAAGCACAGACTCCAGAAGCAGCCAATAAGATCGGCCAAGACACAAAAG GGAAACTGGCAGACTTGACAAAGGCCATAGATGCTGCCCTGCTAAAAG gaGAGCTCCAAGCTGCCAAAGTGTTGCTTGCCCAAATGAAATACTATGCAAACATTGAGGAGAAAGTGAAGGAAAAACTTAGTGAGTTCATGTGA